DNA sequence from the Siniperca chuatsi isolate FFG_IHB_CAS linkage group LG3, ASM2008510v1, whole genome shotgun sequence genome:
GTTTAAATAACACTGGAAGACGTTTTTTAAAGTCAGTTGTGTCGACTGTCGCATGTATTGATGTTAGtaattttttgttctttctgcTTGTGGTTAATCACATTTCGAGCTGTGAATTGTATTATTCTTGTTGTGTATACACAAAACACTGCCAATATGAGGTGCATTACAAGAACATGCCACTATACAGtaacttatttttttgtgtcttcctatAGGATGATCGAAGTAGCAAAGTCAATGGGACTGACCCTAATTAAACCGGCCCGGGGGAAGGCTGACGAGGCTGGACTGCGAGACGAACACAGACAGGCCTCTCTTGTTCTACCTCTGGTCAAATATGATCAGTTCATAGAGAGACAGAAACGCAAGAAAATGCACTGAAGATCAAGACAAGAGTTGGATGGAGAGAGGACTATAAGAATTGAAAATGCCATAACTGTTTATTAATGCATTTTGTAGACAAATAAAGTGGTGAACTTTGAGTTGTACATGATTTCGTTACTTAATGCTTACTGTacaagatacaaaaaaaaaaacaaagcggCGTAATGAGGGGTATACAAATTCTAGATGACAGGAAACATCTAGCTTAGACAGTCAAAACGTATAGGCACATTTGTAGACAGCACATATTGCACACTGAACACACTTATTTTTTCCTTCTATAACTGGCTATTACCAGGTGAGTCTGTGTGGTTGCATGGTACTGCAGCTTGTGGATTGTATCTGgaatgcatcacattttaaaaaaacatggaggacGTAATACAAAAAACGGACTCACCAGGAAACCGCAGCTCTGTGCAAGAGGCAGAAGCTTAAGTCtggctttgtttttttgcatataCACCTCACACTATAACTCCTTCCCTAGCTACAAtcattgatttaaaaagaaaaaaaaaagttaaacaagGCACAGCtttacagtgcatctggaaagtattcacagcgcttcactttttccacattatgttacagccttattccaaaatggattaaattcattattttcctcaaaattctacaaacaataccccataatgatgTGAAAGAAGtgtgtttgaaatctttgcaattttatttttaaaaattaaaaaaaaaaaatcacatgtacataagtattcacagcctttgctcaatactttgttgaagtacatttggcaccaattacagcctcgagtctttttgagtatgatgctacaggtttggcacacctatttttgggcagtttctcccattcttctttgcaggacctctcaagctccatcaggttggatggggagtgtcggtgcacagccattttcagatctctccagagatgttcaattgGGTTCAAGTCTGCgatctggctgggccactcaaggacattcacagagttgtcccgtagccacactttgttatcttggctgtgtgcttggCAGGGTCGTCGTCCTGTTGGAAGATTAACCTTTgcccccagtctgaggtccagagcgctctggagcaggttatcaatgatgtctctgtacattgctgcattcatctttccctccatcctgactagtctcccagttcctgccgctgaaaaacatccccacagcatgatgctgccaccacgcTTTACTGTAGTGATGGCATTAGCCAGGTGATAAgtggtgcctggtttcctccagacatgatgcTTGCCATTAAGGCCAGAGTTCaatttttgtttcatcagaccagagaattttgtttctcatggtctgagagtccttcaggtgccttttggcaaactccaggcaggctgtcatgtgccttttactgaggagtggcctCCGTCTGGCCActccaccatacaggcctgattggtggagtgctgcaaagatggttgttcttctggaaggttctcctctctccacagagaaacgctggagctctgtcagagtgaccatcgggttcttggtcacctccctgcctaaggcccttctcccccgatcactcagtttggccgggcggccagctctaggaagagtcctggtggttccaaacttcttccatttagggatgatggaggccacggtgctcattgggaccttcgaTGCTGCAGAAACTGTTATGTACCcatccccagatctgtgcctcgatacaattctgtctctgaggtctacagacaattccttggccttgatggcttggtttgtgctctagCACTGTTGACTGTGGGACCTTACATAGAccggtgtgtgcctttccaaatcatgtccaatcaactgaatttaccacaggtggactctgATCAAGTTATAGAAACATCTAAAGTATGATCAGtagaaacaggatgcacctgagtgtcaaagcaaaggctgtgaatacttatgtacatgtgatttttttgtttttattttttataaatttgcaaagatttcaaacaaacagacTTCTTTTACgctgtcattatggggtattgtttgtagaatttgggggaaaataatgaatttaatccattttggaataaggctgtaacataacaaaatgtggaaaaagtgaagcgctgtgaatactttctggatgcactgtacATTGTAGCATGGTTGAAACTGGCATCTCTGAAACCTTTGACTCCTGCTAGGATTTATATATGTGCACTTCCTAACCAGCGAGTCTCAGAAGCAAACTGACGAAACCAACAAAGCCTACAGCAGTTCTGTACATGAATATGACATCTGCATGTAAAAGAACACGATTAGGCTAAAGCTTCATATGGAAATGGTTGTTTTAAGATGTAGGATTGTGACTTTGCTTGAATGTGTTGGACTCCAGCTTCTCTTCATTAATCCACATTTGATGAGTGCACTGaaattttataataaaattacaaaagtcTGATTTCAGATTTAAACAATGTTGTGCCACCCTAATGCACTGGAAGGTGGATGGCCCTTTTAGTGGTTATACTGGGAGCAGCCTTCTTTAACAGTTACTCCACCCCAACAGGAGGGCATCGTTTTGGAAGGTCTTCTCTGAGGAAGGTTGGAGTGCTCCAAATGTACGATATACACCAGTTCAAAAGTGACCGAATGCTGACCTCTTGTGAAAGTCATTCATATTGGTTTCCAAGTGCTTGCCAGTATTCACAGGATGGAGCAGAACATGCTGCCGCTGTGGCAACCATTTTCTACAGTGGCGCTGATCCTGGTTGTCATAGAAATTCCAAGTCGGGAAGGATACTGGGATGAGGAGAGGCCAGAAGGGGAGCTGGCCAGTGGACGAGGTGGAGGGTTCTCCAAAACCCAGGGAGGAGCAGATGTACAGCTACAAAATGCAAGGAGATAAAAAGTAAGAGTAAATAAGAATACAAGGAGCAGTGCAgatgttaaacctgcaataactcatctttTGGCCACCtgtgggcagcagaaacaagttgtgatcACAATATTGACACATCAACTTGacatggtgaacttgttagcaagcaGTTCTTTATTTAGACATCAAGCAGTTAtgttattcatttggagttgtgtttctggccccctatcaaatgtaagtccaattaTAATAAGTGGTAATTCtctaggttcatcactacaagcaatccctttcacattgttttcacattgtcatttgatagaTTGTTTTAATAATATAGATTACAGCCGATTTATGTGTGTGGACAGcagaaggaaagggagagagcaCAGACTGTAAAACCACTGGTGGTCTCTGAATCTCTGGAACTTTGTGTTGGTTGCCTAGTTACCTGTTATTATGCCTTAGAACACTGTTGTTACGCAACACACAGTTCTCATTGCCAGGATCCATATGTAgcagtgttttcttgtttcCAGGGTGGCCCTGGAACAAGAGATTGTCATGGACAACACCTTTTACTGGCCCTTGCACAGCAATGCCACAGCCCTGTGCTGGTTGGACACGGTTGCGCAATACCTAAAGATAAAAACCATCAACATGCACATAAATAATGTGTTACTATTTCATTAAGGAGCCATGTACAGTGTTGTAAAAGTAGTCTAACTATGTTCATGCCTCAGTTCATCTCACCTTGATGTCAGCACCACCAGAGACTTGAATCCCATATCCACGGTTTCCAACCACATCATTCTCCACAATCTGCCCGTTGCCACTGAAACTGACACCATGGCCACTGTTTTTATAGATGCCGTTACCACGAAGCTCCACTCGACAGTCTTTCTCCACCGTAACGCCACCTCGACCATTTTCAAGAATGCAGTTTGTAACCAGTCGGGTCAGCTGACTGCTCTGCAGCACAGCAATGCCAGTGCCACGGTTACTGTTTATGAGGTTAGCAAAAACATTCAGGGGCTCACTGCTCTTCACGTACAGACCAACCGCtacagaaagggagagggaaagatggagagaacattagagacaggaagtgagtgaCTTTGTGCACCTGACATTATGTGCTACTCAACAGGTCTATCTATTACCTCCATTGTAATTCATGCAGTTGCTCTCCACCAGGGCCACACTGATGGAACGACGGGCAGAGTGGCGCTCATCCTCACTGTCTAGATCACTCTCCCATGCAAACAGTTCCCCCTCTTCATTCAAGTTCTCCTGCCCTTCTCTCCCTTCTCCTTCTACCCCCCTCCTTTCCCCACTGCCTCCGTCTCCACCAATCCCTTCCTGTCCTGGCCAGTTCGCCTCCCTGGTCTCAATGTTCTCTGGGTCCTTCCTGCAGAACACTGCCAGCCCGTACATACAGTTATGGGTGATGTAGTTTCCCAGGAGCTGCGGGAGGCTGGATGACATAACCCACACACCACAGCCTTTGTTACCTGAACaaacaagaggaagaggaggaaattaAACATCTGTGCCATGGCTGGTAAAGATGAGATCAAAGGTGAGCTGTCAAGATAATTGTATGATGCTGCCTgacattacatacagtagacaTGGTTTCCCTCAATAAGTCCGcggcctctctctcccaccac
Encoded proteins:
- the fbxo10 gene encoding F-box only protein 10 isoform X2, whose translation is MEVGSLPVELWRVILAYLPLPDLGRCCQVCRAWRELILSLDNTRWRQLCLGCRECRHPNWPSQPHLEPPSWREALKQHALATRTWTQNGPELQSSACLLFFRRRKDRRVWHVGSGCEFETLRGALGVVGPYDRVVLHPGVYEEQAEVALKVPVELVGLGQLGEVALLVCMEQQCPTARLCNLVFMPPWFSTVVYKIVMLRNEVCECRASGVFMRLSAQGLIAENNIHSNGEAGLDIRKGANPIIVCNKIHSGLRSGVVVLGNGKGSIRSNQIYNNKEAGVYILFSGNPVVNGNHIFQGQAAGIAINENGRGMITENVIKENQWGGVDIRRGGDPILRNNYICYGYSDGVVVGERGRGLIEGNHVYCNKGCGVWVMSSSLPQLLGNYITHNCMYGLAVFCRKDPENIETREANWPGQEGIGGDGGSGERRGVEGEGREGQENLNEEGELFAWESDLDSEDERHSARRSISVALVESNCMNYNGAVGLYVKSSEPLNVFANLINSNRGTGIAVLQSSQLTRLVTNCILENGRGGVTVEKDCRVELRGNGIYKNSGHGVSFSGNGQIVENDVVGNRGYGIQVSGGADIKVLRNRVQPAQGCGIAVQGPVKGVVHDNLLFQGHPGNKKTLLHMDPGNENCVLRNNSVLRHNNSCTSAPPWVLENPPPRPLASSPSGLSSSQYPSRLGISMTTRISATVENGCHSGSMFCSIL